One part of the Armatimonadota bacterium genome encodes these proteins:
- a CDS encoding PQQ-binding-like beta-propeller repeat protein: protein MKTLTILLLACCASAAIAEVTPFTFAHISDTHITTGTPAHDANLKAAVAELNAMEPRPAFAIHTGDMTEMGSEADFKLYEADIKDAKMPFKNTCGNHETRWADMSVNRFNQHFGSSNISFLHNGVRFIGFNAAIWLEHHGAVSGDTRRWIVSELKKDPKGTPAVLFCHQSPMYPDGLYITGDVELWDAIAPYNVRLFLNGHGHIFKSWTVNGVFCHMTKGMMNENGGYSLYEFTKDDIKVYDKLNGEGKKLIATLPLVTPRVSITIKPDMIVDTDPPFYTYKVTVTSKGPKVARIEELMDHHQRPDDKNWKPIKLGDDGSYTFEEEESRVPGKHTLAVRAVDSDGGVWLRTISMPVVTGYKVGDIDPWLSLKASVFDAGTALQGPCAVDDTSVYAGGWDGVLYNLDKATLKKRWTFATKGAIIGRPDVDGKAVYFGSTDQKIYAVNKKTGKWIWSVATGGPIQGHTLVADGAVFVGSGDHKLYALDAATGNQRWAYEMGMHTQSKPAYADGMIYCGAWDNYFYAIDAKTGDLKWKKKIGTSIFFAPAVNSPIVIDGKIITCASKPASDKVNPNVYCLDAKTGDTLWGFTPEAGACSYASPTSDGERVYLSTLEGELHALNLKDGSVAWRSQMGEGAYDCRPTVHNGQVICNTLYGGVEAVNAATGGKLWSFKTGAGLTFAWPTVDGDTVYEPSMDGTLTAIRIPSAK, encoded by the coding sequence TTGAAGACCCTCACTATCCTTCTGCTTGCCTGCTGCGCCTCCGCCGCAATCGCGGAGGTCACCCCCTTCACGTTCGCCCACATTTCGGACACCCACATTACGACCGGGACTCCGGCGCACGATGCCAATCTGAAGGCGGCGGTCGCCGAGCTCAACGCGATGGAGCCGCGTCCGGCCTTCGCCATCCATACCGGTGATATGACCGAAATGGGCTCCGAAGCGGACTTCAAGCTGTACGAGGCCGACATCAAGGACGCGAAGATGCCGTTCAAGAACACGTGCGGCAATCACGAGACGCGCTGGGCGGACATGAGCGTCAATCGCTTCAACCAGCACTTCGGGAGTTCCAACATCTCGTTCCTGCACAATGGGGTCCGCTTCATCGGGTTCAACGCGGCCATCTGGCTGGAGCATCACGGCGCCGTCAGCGGTGACACGCGCCGGTGGATTGTGAGTGAGCTCAAGAAGGACCCCAAGGGCACGCCCGCCGTGCTGTTCTGCCACCAGTCGCCGATGTACCCGGATGGCCTGTACATCACCGGCGATGTCGAACTGTGGGACGCCATTGCCCCGTACAATGTGCGCCTGTTTCTGAACGGCCACGGCCACATCTTCAAGTCGTGGACCGTGAACGGCGTCTTCTGCCACATGACGAAGGGCATGATGAACGAGAACGGCGGCTACAGCCTGTACGAGTTCACCAAGGACGACATCAAGGTCTACGACAAGCTCAACGGTGAGGGTAAGAAGCTCATCGCCACGCTGCCACTGGTCACCCCCAGAGTGTCAATCACTATTAAGCCTGACATGATTGTCGACACCGACCCGCCCTTCTATACGTATAAAGTGACCGTCACGTCGAAAGGGCCAAAGGTTGCTCGTATCGAGGAACTGATGGATCATCATCAACGCCCAGACGACAAAAACTGGAAACCGATTAAGTTGGGTGACGACGGGAGTTACACATTCGAAGAGGAAGAATCGCGTGTGCCAGGCAAACATACCCTCGCTGTCCGCGCCGTTGACAGTGATGGAGGCGTTTGGCTGAGGACAATCAGCATGCCGGTCGTGACTGGGTATAAGGTTGGTGACATTGACCCTTGGTTGTCCCTCAAAGCCTCGGTCTTTGACGCCGGCACGGCACTGCAAGGTCCGTGCGCGGTGGACGACACTTCCGTCTACGCCGGCGGTTGGGATGGCGTGCTGTACAACCTGGACAAGGCTACGCTGAAGAAGCGCTGGACGTTCGCCACGAAGGGCGCGATCATCGGCCGGCCCGATGTGGACGGCAAAGCGGTGTACTTCGGCAGCACGGATCAGAAGATCTACGCCGTGAACAAAAAGACCGGAAAGTGGATCTGGTCAGTCGCTACCGGCGGGCCCATCCAGGGACACACGCTCGTTGCCGACGGCGCCGTGTTCGTTGGCTCTGGCGACCACAAGCTCTACGCGCTGGACGCTGCGACGGGCAACCAGCGTTGGGCCTATGAGATGGGGATGCATACCCAGTCGAAGCCGGCGTATGCGGACGGCATGATCTACTGCGGCGCCTGGGATAACTACTTCTACGCCATCGACGCGAAAACTGGCGATCTGAAGTGGAAGAAGAAGATCGGCACCAGCATCTTCTTTGCCCCGGCAGTCAACTCCCCGATCGTTATCGATGGCAAGATCATCACCTGCGCCTCGAAGCCTGCGTCCGACAAGGTCAACCCCAACGTATATTGCCTGGACGCGAAGACGGGCGACACGCTCTGGGGATTCACGCCGGAGGCCGGCGCCTGTTCCTACGCGTCGCCCACAAGCGATGGCGAGCGCGTTTACCTGAGCACGCTGGAGGGCGAACTGCACGCTCTGAACCTGAAGGACGGATCCGTGGCGTGGCGGTCGCAGATGGGTGAAGGCGCCTACGATTGCCGCCCGACCGTGCACAACGGCCAGGTCATCTGCAACACGCTGTACGGCGGCGTAGAGGCCGTCAATGCCGCCACCGGCGGCAAGCTCTGGAGCTTCAAGACCGGCGCGGGCCTCACATTCGCCTGGCCGACCGTCGATGGGGACACCGTGTACGAGCCGTCCATGGATGGAACACTGACAGCCATTCGGATCCCGTCAGCGAAATGA
- the ruvB gene encoding Holliday junction branch migration DNA helicase RuvB, translated as MQDDERLVSPETHEADDRELSLRPKRLREYIGQAKIKDNLEISIEAACRRGEALDHLLLYGPPGLGKTTLAHIVANEMGATLRTSSGPAIERPGDLAAILTNLEPGSVLFIDEIHRLNRLVEEILYPAMEDYQLDLVIGKGPSARTLKLDLPQFTLIGATTRAGLLSSPLRDRFGIHHYFAFYTVPELHTIVLRSAEILDVEIEDSGAGEIARRSRGTPRIANRLLKRVRDYAEVRADGVITARVADEALSKLEVDALGLDEFDRKLLRVMIEKYNGGPVGVETLAAATSEERDTIEDMYEPYLLQLGFIARTPRGRMATPDAYKHLGFTAPRNGLFAE; from the coding sequence ATGCAAGACGATGAACGATTGGTATCGCCGGAGACACACGAGGCAGACGATCGGGAGCTCTCCCTTCGCCCGAAGCGTCTGCGCGAGTATATCGGCCAGGCGAAAATAAAGGACAACCTCGAGATCTCTATCGAAGCTGCGTGCCGGCGGGGCGAAGCGCTCGACCATTTGCTGCTGTACGGTCCCCCCGGGCTCGGCAAAACGACCCTTGCCCACATCGTGGCGAACGAAATGGGCGCGACGCTCAGGACGTCCAGCGGGCCGGCCATTGAGCGCCCGGGAGACCTTGCGGCCATCCTCACCAACCTCGAACCGGGCAGCGTGCTGTTCATCGACGAAATCCATCGACTGAACCGCCTGGTGGAAGAGATTCTCTATCCGGCGATGGAGGACTACCAGCTCGATCTGGTCATCGGCAAGGGGCCCAGCGCGCGCACGCTGAAGCTTGACCTCCCACAGTTCACGCTGATCGGCGCCACCACGCGCGCCGGGTTGCTATCGTCGCCGCTCCGCGACCGGTTTGGCATACATCATTACTTCGCGTTCTACACGGTGCCGGAACTGCACACCATCGTTCTGCGCTCGGCGGAAATCCTCGACGTCGAGATTGAAGACAGCGGCGCCGGGGAGATCGCGCGTCGCAGCCGGGGAACGCCTCGCATAGCGAACCGCCTGCTGAAACGCGTTCGCGATTACGCCGAGGTCCGTGCCGACGGAGTGATCACGGCGCGCGTGGCGGATGAAGCGCTGAGTAAACTGGAGGTCGACGCCCTCGGGCTGGATGAGTTCGACCGCAAACTCCTCCGTGTGATGATCGAGAAGTACAATGGGGGGCCGGTTGGCGTGGAGACGCTGGCGGCGGCAACGTCGGAGGAGCGCGACACCATCGAGGATATGTACGAGCCGTACCTTCTGCAGCTTGGTTTCATCGCCCGCACTCCCCGCGGACGGATGGCAACCCCGGATGCGTACAAGCACCTCGGCTTCACCGCACCCCGCAACGGGCTCTTTGCCGAGTGA
- the hemL gene encoding glutamate-1-semialdehyde 2,1-aminomutase codes for MNTTISSELMAEAVGLIPGGVNSPVRAFGGVGGTPRFMARGQGAWMWDVDGNRYLDCVGSWGPLILGHAYPAVVKAAQAAVADGSSFGAPTEAEVSFAREIVEWVPSVEMVRLVNSGTEAVLSAIRLARGFTGRDKLVKFEGCYHGHVDALLASAGSGLATFGLPSSPGVTKAAAADTLLVPYNDAAAVEKVFAEYGSEIAAVIVEPVAGNMGTVLPEPGFLETLRDLCTRSGAMLILDEVMTGFRVAAGGAQALLGITPDITTMGKIIGGGFPLAAYGGRRDVMNCVSPAGPVYQAGTLSGNPVAVAAGRAQLAAMKAHPDAYAFLDSAGERAEAALLSSARAAGVPVTVNRCGSMLTCFFTNQPVTDFASAKQSDTARYATFFHAMLDRGVYLPPSQFEAFFLSLAHGDEEMSFFEAACKSSMAALTREAS; via the coding sequence ATGAACACAACAATATCCAGCGAACTGATGGCAGAGGCGGTTGGCCTCATCCCGGGCGGCGTGAACAGCCCCGTGCGCGCGTTCGGCGGAGTGGGCGGCACGCCGCGATTCATGGCGCGCGGACAGGGCGCCTGGATGTGGGACGTTGATGGAAACCGCTATCTCGATTGTGTTGGGTCCTGGGGCCCGCTGATTCTCGGCCACGCTTATCCGGCCGTGGTGAAGGCGGCACAGGCCGCGGTGGCTGATGGCAGTTCCTTTGGCGCGCCCACGGAGGCGGAAGTCTCCTTCGCACGGGAGATTGTCGAATGGGTGCCGTCGGTCGAGATGGTGCGCCTCGTGAACAGCGGGACCGAGGCCGTTCTGTCCGCCATCCGCCTAGCGCGCGGGTTCACAGGGCGGGACAAGCTGGTCAAGTTCGAAGGCTGCTACCACGGCCACGTGGACGCCCTGCTGGCGTCCGCCGGTTCGGGCCTGGCGACGTTCGGCCTTCCATCATCGCCGGGCGTGACGAAGGCCGCGGCGGCGGACACGTTGCTCGTACCGTATAACGACGCTGCGGCGGTGGAGAAGGTCTTCGCCGAGTACGGCTCGGAGATCGCGGCGGTCATCGTCGAACCGGTTGCCGGCAACATGGGAACCGTGCTTCCCGAGCCCGGCTTTCTGGAGACGCTGCGTGACCTTTGCACCCGGTCCGGAGCCATGCTGATCCTGGACGAGGTGATGACCGGATTCCGCGTTGCCGCCGGCGGTGCTCAGGCGCTCTTAGGGATCACACCGGATATTACGACGATGGGCAAGATCATCGGCGGCGGATTCCCCTTGGCCGCGTACGGCGGACGACGCGACGTGATGAACTGTGTGTCGCCCGCCGGTCCCGTATACCAGGCCGGAACGCTCAGCGGAAATCCCGTGGCAGTGGCGGCCGGCCGGGCGCAGTTGGCCGCGATGAAGGCGCACCCGGATGCCTACGCGTTCCTGGACTCGGCAGGGGAGCGTGCCGAAGCCGCCCTGCTCTCTTCAGCCAGGGCTGCGGGCGTGCCGGTGACGGTCAACCGCTGCGGGTCGATGTTGACGTGCTTCTTCACAAATCAGCCCGTCACGGATTTCGCATCCGCCAAGCAAAGTGACACCGCCCGGTATGCGACGTTCTTCCACGCCATGCTCGACCGGGGCGTATACCTGCCGCCGAGCCAGTTTGAGGCGTTCTTCCTGTCGCTGGCGCACGGCGACGAGGAAATGTCGTTCTTTGAAGCCGCCTGCAAATCAAGTATGGCGGCACTGACACGTGAGGCATCCTGA
- a CDS encoding UbiX family flavin prenyltransferase, with product MSRPRAESVVVAVTGATGALYAKRLLELILPQVQAVHLTMSRRGLQVLNYELGLDLSLKAFDPEPLLGRRPDNLHFWHPADLNAPFASGSAVCDAMVIVPCSMSKAGVIASGYSEDLIARGADVALKERRQLILVPRESPLHLLHLRHLTALAEAGATIMPAMPGFYQLPKSIDDLVDSVVYRIVDHLGLNVPDASRWSGELR from the coding sequence ATGTCGAGGCCGCGGGCGGAATCCGTGGTAGTGGCGGTCACCGGCGCGACGGGCGCCCTCTACGCCAAACGGCTGCTGGAGCTGATCCTCCCGCAGGTGCAGGCGGTCCATCTCACGATGAGCCGGCGCGGCCTCCAGGTGTTGAACTACGAACTCGGACTCGACCTCAGCCTCAAGGCGTTCGACCCCGAGCCGCTGCTCGGGCGCCGGCCGGACAACCTTCATTTCTGGCACCCCGCCGACTTGAATGCCCCCTTCGCCAGCGGCAGCGCCGTGTGCGACGCGATGGTCATCGTGCCGTGCAGCATGAGCAAGGCCGGCGTCATCGCATCGGGCTACTCGGAAGACCTCATCGCAAGGGGCGCCGACGTTGCCCTCAAGGAGCGGCGCCAGCTCATCCTCGTGCCGCGCGAATCCCCTTTGCACCTCCTGCATTTGCGGCACCTCACGGCGCTGGCAGAGGCCGGCGCCACCATCATGCCGGCCATGCCGGGCTTCTACCAGTTGCCGAAGTCGATCGACGACCTCGTCGATTCGGTGGTGTACCGCATCGTGGATCACCTTGGCCTGAACGTCCCCGATGCCTCCAGGTGGTCCGGCGAGTTGCGGTGA
- a CDS encoding UbiA-like polyprenyltransferase, with the protein MKGSNTITRRRPLLYSSSMQAASPQHPPLGKVGVLLEMIKFQHTVFAMPFALMSMLVASHGRPGWGTLGWIVLAMIGARSSAMTFNRIVDRAIDARNPRTSARALPAGTVSVVEAWVFLLVMTALFVVAAWRLNSLALELSPLALAVIWGYSLSKRFTKWSHALLGLALGVAPVGAWVAVTSAIGFPSVVLSASVVLWVAGFDVIYSLQDIEHDKSEGLHSIPSRWGPAKALMASRVMHLLSAGLLFAFGIVAGLGPIYAVGAALSTILLAYEHSLVSARDFTNVNAAFFTVNGILSIGMLAFTAAAVNLPLLMAQR; encoded by the coding sequence ATGAAAGGTTCGAACACCATCACCCGGCGCAGACCCCTGCTATACTCATCCTCGATGCAAGCCGCTTCTCCACAACACCCTCCGCTGGGCAAAGTGGGCGTGTTGCTGGAGATGATAAAATTCCAGCACACGGTCTTTGCCATGCCTTTCGCGCTGATGAGCATGCTTGTGGCGTCTCACGGCCGCCCCGGTTGGGGCACCCTTGGCTGGATCGTCCTCGCCATGATTGGGGCCCGTTCCAGCGCCATGACGTTCAACCGCATCGTGGATCGGGCGATTGACGCCCGTAACCCCCGCACATCGGCCCGCGCTCTGCCAGCCGGAACGGTTTCTGTCGTCGAAGCCTGGGTCTTCCTCCTGGTGATGACAGCCCTTTTCGTCGTCGCCGCCTGGCGCCTCAACTCGCTGGCGCTGGAGCTGTCGCCGCTGGCGTTGGCGGTGATCTGGGGCTACTCCCTTTCGAAGCGCTTCACCAAATGGTCGCACGCCTTGCTGGGTCTGGCGCTCGGCGTGGCTCCGGTCGGCGCCTGGGTGGCCGTCACCAGCGCCATCGGCTTCCCATCCGTCGTGCTTTCCGCGTCGGTTGTGCTCTGGGTTGCGGGATTCGATGTCATCTACTCCCTTCAGGACATCGAGCACGACAAATCCGAAGGCCTCCACTCCATTCCGTCTCGATGGGGCCCGGCGAAAGCCCTCATGGCGTCGCGGGTGATGCACCTTCTAAGCGCCGGCCTGCTTTTCGCGTTCGGCATCGTGGCAGGGCTGGGGCCGATCTACGCCGTTGGCGCGGCGCTGTCCACGATACTCCTCGCATATGAGCACTCTCTCGTAAGCGCCCGCGATTTCACGAACGTGAACGCGGCGTTCTTCACGGTAAACGGCATTCTGAGCATCGGCATGCTGGCCTTCACGGCCGCGGCCGTTAACCTCCCACTGCTGATGGCACAAAGATGA
- a CDS encoding sigma-70 family RNA polymerase sigma factor: MAVRGAPEACTVDQLLMEPAPRATDGIGNPDWLRSAQAGAPWALESMYTAHSDAVYGLCYRLLCRHEDAEDAVQTTFIKAFRSIGRFRGECALKTWLHRIAVNQSIEILRKRKSSPLELIEDACGLDDSHHLAERLAVQEALRGVRRDHYVVLVLRFWQQLSYDEIADLLRVPLSTVKMRLKRAKDEFRSVYGESDERH, encoded by the coding sequence ATGGCAGTCAGAGGCGCCCCGGAGGCGTGCACGGTGGACCAGTTGCTTATGGAACCTGCGCCGCGAGCGACCGACGGCATCGGAAATCCGGATTGGCTCCGTTCCGCACAGGCAGGGGCGCCGTGGGCGCTCGAGTCGATGTATACCGCGCACAGCGACGCGGTTTACGGATTGTGCTATCGCCTGTTGTGCCGCCACGAAGACGCCGAGGACGCGGTGCAGACGACGTTCATCAAGGCGTTTCGTTCAATTGGCCGATTTCGCGGGGAATGCGCGCTGAAGACCTGGCTTCATCGCATCGCGGTAAACCAATCCATCGAGATTCTGCGGAAGCGCAAGTCCTCGCCGCTCGAACTCATTGAAGATGCCTGCGGCCTGGATGACTCTCACCATCTGGCCGAGCGGCTGGCGGTTCAGGAGGCGCTCCGGGGCGTTCGCAGGGACCATTACGTAGTGCTTGTGCTGCGGTTCTGGCAGCAACTGAGCTACGATGAAATCGCCGACCTGCTTCGTGTGCCGCTGAGCACGGTCAAAATGCGCCTGAAGCGGGCAAAGGACGAGTTCAGATCGGTGTATGGGGAGTCTGATGAAAGGCACTAA
- the ruvA gene encoding Holliday junction branch migration protein RuvA produces MIAFLSGKLRMAGFNYVVVDAGGVGYRVSVPLSLMAQLPVIGQPVELFIHTQVRDDAIQLFGFPALQDQELFESLICVNGVGPKVALGMMSVLPSDQILQAIVSEDAATLQRVPGVGGKTAQRIVLELKDKMAEISWERRASGAGEPDGPAGSALKDAVEALVGLGYNRPQARTAAERCAVPGLDVGGIVRAALQMLTAR; encoded by the coding sequence ATGATCGCATTTTTATCAGGCAAGCTCCGAATGGCGGGGTTCAATTACGTTGTCGTAGACGCGGGGGGCGTCGGTTACCGCGTCTCCGTCCCGCTTTCGCTCATGGCCCAGTTGCCGGTCATCGGGCAGCCGGTTGAATTGTTCATCCACACCCAGGTCCGCGATGACGCGATCCAGTTGTTCGGGTTCCCCGCTCTTCAGGACCAGGAACTGTTTGAGAGCCTCATCTGCGTGAACGGCGTCGGCCCCAAGGTGGCGCTAGGCATGATGAGCGTGCTGCCGTCCGATCAGATTTTGCAGGCCATCGTATCCGAGGACGCTGCGACGCTGCAAAGGGTGCCGGGCGTCGGAGGAAAAACGGCGCAGCGCATCGTGCTGGAACTCAAAGACAAAATGGCCGAGATATCCTGGGAACGGAGGGCTTCCGGCGCCGGAGAGCCCGACGGCCCGGCCGGCAGCGCCCTCAAGGATGCCGTCGAGGCGCTGGTCGGGCTTGGCTACAACCGGCCGCAAGCCCGCACCGCGGCGGAGCGGTGCGCCGTTCCCGGCCTTGACGTCGGCGGCATCGTGCGCGCGGCGCTTCAGATGCTTACCGCCCGCTGA
- the hisG gene encoding ATP phosphoribosyltransferase encodes MKQEQTLKIGLPKGSLQEATLNLFKKAGYSFVAGGRSYVPSVDDPEMEPLLLRPQEMPRYVEQGILDCGLTGFDWVQDNGSPVKILSRLTYGKQTLNPIRIVLAVQKGGPIQAVKDLEGKRIATEYVRLTERFLAERGVTASVEFSWGADEVKVPELVDAIVVNTETGSSLRAHNLLVIEELMQSTTVFVCNEAAWEDKWKRSKMESLVMLLEGALNAERLVGLKMNVPKASMHRISSLLPALKKPTVSPLADDDWVAVEVILDETTVRDLIPRLKRAGAEGLVEYPLNKVIY; translated from the coding sequence GTGAAACAAGAACAAACCCTCAAAATCGGGCTGCCCAAAGGCAGCCTTCAGGAAGCAACTCTCAACCTGTTCAAAAAGGCCGGCTACTCGTTCGTCGCGGGCGGGCGGTCTTACGTACCCTCCGTCGACGACCCCGAAATGGAACCGCTCCTCCTTCGCCCGCAGGAAATGCCACGTTACGTGGAGCAGGGGATTCTGGATTGCGGGCTCACGGGCTTCGACTGGGTACAGGACAACGGCTCACCCGTAAAGATTCTCTCCCGTCTCACCTACGGCAAGCAAACGCTGAACCCCATCCGCATCGTTCTCGCCGTGCAGAAAGGCGGCCCCATCCAAGCGGTTAAGGATCTGGAAGGCAAGCGAATCGCAACCGAGTACGTCCGTCTCACAGAGCGCTTTCTCGCCGAGCGTGGCGTCACCGCCAGCGTGGAGTTCTCATGGGGCGCCGACGAAGTGAAGGTCCCGGAACTGGTGGATGCCATCGTGGTCAACACCGAGACCGGCTCCTCGCTGCGCGCGCACAATCTGCTTGTCATTGAAGAGCTGATGCAGAGCACCACCGTTTTCGTGTGCAACGAGGCGGCGTGGGAGGACAAATGGAAGCGCTCCAAGATGGAGAGCCTCGTTATGCTGCTGGAAGGCGCGCTGAATGCCGAGCGCCTCGTCGGGCTCAAGATGAACGTGCCCAAGGCGTCCATGCATCGCATTTCCAGCCTGTTGCCGGCCCTCAAGAAACCGACGGTGTCGCCCCTCGCGGACGACGATTGGGTTGCCGTTGAGGTGATTCTCGACGAGACGACGGTTCGCGACTTGATCCCCCGCCTCAAACGCGCCGGAGCCGAAGGCCTCGTGGAATACCCGCTGAACAAGGTGATTTACTGA
- the nadB gene encoding L-aspartate oxidase: MNCNTLVIGSGIAGLWAALKAADHGDVIVLTKKEESESNTNYAQGGIAGVLAADDAPRLHLDDTLEAGAGLCHEDAVDVLVREGPDRIRELIDFGAHFTTIPGEKGETLALGREGGHSRRRIVHAKDLTGREVERALLTAVRLHPRITVLENHLALDLLISDGECRGAAALNRRTRESSVYQAKATVLASGGVGQVYPHTTNPAIATGDGVAIGWRAGAVLANLEFIQFHPTTLYHPDAQSFLISEAVRGEGGILKLSDGSTFMEKYHRLASLAPRDIVARAIDAEVKKRSEACAYLDVTHLGAARLEERFPHIVATCRQFGIDPATQWIPVVPAAHYSCGGVVTDLAGRTNIPRLYASGEVSCTGVHGANRLASNSLLEAVVFSERAAADIATLKPVKADELRYKAFGDEDSNGVEDLTRRLREEMWARVGIVRTDAGLAGASCVVGGILEEAEAMVARCRPSGALIELRNMAETAALIVKCASHRKESRGLHYNTDHPERVESERHDSVLDPAREAL; this comes from the coding sequence ATGAACTGCAACACACTCGTTATCGGATCGGGAATCGCCGGGCTATGGGCCGCGTTGAAGGCGGCGGACCACGGCGACGTGATCGTCCTCACGAAGAAGGAAGAGTCCGAGTCCAACACCAACTACGCTCAGGGCGGGATCGCCGGCGTGCTGGCCGCGGATGACGCCCCTCGTCTCCATCTGGACGATACGCTGGAGGCGGGCGCAGGCCTGTGCCACGAAGACGCGGTGGACGTCCTGGTGCGCGAGGGGCCTGATCGCATCCGCGAACTCATCGATTTTGGCGCCCACTTCACGACCATTCCCGGCGAAAAGGGCGAAACACTGGCACTCGGCCGTGAAGGCGGGCACTCCAGGCGCCGCATCGTTCACGCCAAGGATTTGACCGGCCGCGAGGTCGAGCGCGCCCTGCTGACTGCGGTCCGGCTCCATCCCCGTATAACGGTCCTCGAAAACCACCTGGCGCTGGACCTCCTGATTAGCGATGGAGAGTGCCGTGGCGCCGCCGCCTTGAACCGCCGTACGCGCGAAAGCAGTGTCTATCAGGCAAAGGCCACCGTTCTCGCCAGCGGGGGCGTTGGGCAGGTTTATCCGCATACGACCAACCCGGCGATCGCGACCGGTGATGGCGTGGCGATAGGCTGGCGCGCCGGCGCCGTGCTCGCGAACCTCGAGTTTATCCAGTTTCACCCCACTACCCTCTACCATCCCGACGCTCAGTCGTTCCTCATCAGCGAGGCCGTGCGCGGCGAAGGCGGAATCCTGAAGCTGAGCGATGGTTCGACCTTTATGGAGAAATACCACCGCCTCGCCAGCCTGGCGCCGCGCGACATCGTGGCGCGGGCCATCGACGCCGAGGTGAAGAAGCGCAGCGAGGCTTGCGCCTACCTCGATGTGACCCATCTCGGTGCGGCGCGGCTGGAGGAGCGGTTCCCGCACATCGTCGCAACGTGCCGCCAATTTGGAATCGACCCCGCCACGCAGTGGATTCCGGTTGTCCCGGCCGCGCACTACAGCTGCGGTGGCGTGGTCACGGATCTCGCCGGACGAACAAACATCCCCCGCCTTTACGCCAGCGGCGAAGTCTCGTGCACAGGTGTCCACGGGGCAAACCGCCTGGCCAGCAACTCATTGCTCGAGGCGGTGGTCTTCAGTGAGCGCGCCGCGGCGGACATCGCCACGCTGAAACCCGTGAAGGCAGATGAACTCCGCTACAAAGCGTTCGGTGATGAGGACTCGAACGGGGTAGAGGACCTGACGCGCCGTCTTCGCGAGGAGATGTGGGCCAGGGTTGGGATCGTGCGGACGGATGCGGGACTTGCGGGAGCTTCGTGCGTCGTGGGCGGCATTCTGGAAGAGGCCGAGGCGATGGTGGCGCGGTGCCGTCCGAGTGGCGCGTTGATCGAACTCCGCAACATGGCCGAGACAGCCGCGCTGATCGTGAAGTGTGCATCCCACCGCAAGGAAAGCCGGGGGCTGCACTACAACACCGATCATCCCGAGCGCGTAGAATCGGAACGCCACGACAGCGTTCTCGATCCGGCCAGGGAAGCGCTCTGA
- the ruvC gene encoding crossover junction endodeoxyribonuclease RuvC, producing MVILGLDPGTAITGFGLLRVEGSKLTVMDFGTLETQKGPTDAARLLDVFEQAEGLIARAKPDAVAIEHLFFGRNVNTMLSVGRASGVLILSAARAGIEVIEYTPMQVKMAVVGYGAADKKQVQYMVQRILSLPEVPKPDDVADALALAICHAHTYKLAEYKPSRVGKR from the coding sequence ATGGTCATTTTAGGCCTCGATCCCGGCACTGCCATCACCGGGTTTGGTCTCCTCCGCGTCGAGGGGAGCAAGCTGACGGTGATGGATTTCGGCACCCTGGAAACGCAAAAGGGGCCGACCGACGCTGCTCGTCTCCTGGACGTGTTCGAGCAGGCGGAGGGCTTGATCGCGCGTGCAAAGCCCGACGCGGTCGCCATCGAGCACCTGTTTTTCGGGCGCAACGTGAATACGATGCTCAGCGTCGGGCGCGCGTCCGGCGTCCTCATCCTTTCGGCGGCGCGTGCCGGCATCGAGGTCATCGAATACACCCCCATGCAGGTCAAGATGGCCGTCGTGGGGTATGGCGCCGCCGACAAGAAGCAGGTGCAGTACATGGTCCAGCGGATCCTTTCATTGCCGGAGGTCCCGAAGCCGGACGATGTGGCGGACGCCCTCGCCCTCGCCATCTGCCATGCCCACACCTACAAGCTGGCGGAGTACAAACCCAGCCGCGTGGGGAAGCGCTAG